From the Plutella xylostella chromosome 5, ilPluXylo3.1, whole genome shotgun sequence genome, the window CGAGCCTCGATTTTGAAAGGGCGCTCTTGAATATGAGCTATTATCAACCCTTAGTTGTTGAGTTCTTTGCGTGGGGGCACTAGATTTATATCCACCCCGCGAGGGTGGGTTGTAAGATGGCCCAGACACATAATGTGGCTCTTGAAAGCCATGAGCTCCACGCGATGGAACTGCTTGTCTCCGGGTCGCCTGCCCCCGCGAGAGGCGGCTGTTACCCTGACTTGATTTTTGGGCTTGTTGTTCTGACCTCGGTGGCCAGAATGCCTTGCGGACCCCACCAGCCTTTTCTAACGCAGCGGTGAAAGATTCAGACTCAAACAAGTATGTGGAAGACGGTGGTATCCTAGAAAGGGTGGCTTTGACTAACGGGTCCCGAACCTGAGTGGTAATAGCGTCTCGACGCATCTCTATGCTTTCTGCCCGGTGACCGCAGACTAATTGTAATAAGTCTGATGTAATTTTATGGAAACTGCCACTTTGGAACAACTCATCAATCTTATTATTTAGAGTATCAAACGTTATACCATCATTATCTTTTGCCCAGGTTAATATATTACGTAAGTTTTCTTGTAATGCCTCTTTTTGCTTTAGTACGCAGTAAGTGATGGCAGCATAGGCCTTCTCTGTATTTGCTTGATTACGCAAGGTATCATACATTTTCACCTCCTCGTTTGTTTCGAGGTCTATGAAGCCTGGAGTATGATTATAAGTCTTCTGCGTGTCGGCGTACCTAACCTCTGACCAAGCAGTGCTACCAAGGCGCTGAACATCAGAAAGCATCTTTAGAAAAACGTCAGGTGTTTTTGGAACGGAAGGttcttttaatttagtttctAGACTAAAAGTGAAATCTTTAGTCAGTTTAGGACTTCCCTCTCGTTGGTCGAGGTCTTGTGAACCTGCAACGCTATCATAAAGATGCCCGCTAACTCCAGAGCATACTGATGTTGCGTCATTGTCCTGCATGCCGTCACACGGCAAGTCGGTATTGCCGGAAGGAGTAATATATTTGCGAAGCTCACCCAGTTCCTTGAACAGCTGATCCATCCTTTGATCAGTACGACTCTCGTGCTTACTCTTCTTACGGCGGTGTCGGCGGGAGCGCTTGCTGCGCTTCGCAGACGAGCACGTGTCGCTGGAGCTGGACGAGCAGCTGCTggagctgctgctgctgctgacgcggcgacggcggcggcggcggcgcgggggggtgCCCCCGTCCCGGTCTGGCACAGGGACTGACCCATGACTCGGGCCCGGCACAGGCTCCATATTAGGTACTACTGCAATAATAACACCGGTACACAACTAATCTTAACTAAACTTTTACCTCAAACATGAGGGTAGGAtgattttaacaaaaacaaaattaaaatatcttttaaCTGGTCTAATATACACTAATAACAAGATCCGAACGGGAAACCGTTAAATTAAATGATCTTGTGCCGTATGATTATGTCAATTTAAAAGCcagttgtttaaaaaatattaaaaggtTACTTACATGTAGGTGCTACACTTAcacttttaaattttgttctaACTTATTCAACactgaatttaaaatatattttttaaattaaatatttaaacggtCGCAGAGATAGTCTGCTGCGCACAATGTTGCCTCGACGGAGTTTAAAACGCCAATAAGGGAAGGGCGCGGTGAGCAACTTACGAAGTAAAGTTGCACCGCACGACCgccaggtggcgccactgagcaCCGGAATTGACACACAAAGAGGAAGGTTACTGGATAGTCTTCGACGGAAACGGAAATGCTCTCTCATTAATAAAGCTTCCAGTGACGGTCAagtagtttaataataataatgtcctcctagccgaatttcgactacggcggccaatctcaatctacgattatagtgcccaagtttgtgcgcagtacacaggagcactctctgttccatcactctcataatccaatgggacggattgaccaacacgactggagagagctaggcgcaggaccagcatggatcgtttcactgtttcggacaacaggtgatcagccttctatgtcctaaccaaacttacaaccacaatttagaaacacaaattgatggtcccacccgggaatcgaacccgggacctctgggtcatgaagcgaagcttctaccactagaccacagaggcagttatcAAAGTAAAGCAAGCCATACAATATGAAATTGCTTGAAGAACTGATGGTTGGTGGAGCAGAAGAGTTCTCAAGTGGACACCATGAACCGGCAATAACAACATTGGTGGTTGTGATCGACGGACAATACAGTCAAGTCCATGGTAAAGTGCTGGATACCCTGTTCAAACATGGTGGAAAACATTAGGGGAGGTCTATGTTTAGCAGTAGACATCCTATGGTTGAGATTATAATGAATGGCTATTGTTCCCTTTAAACAAAAGAAATTAGTTTTGTGAAAGTTGGGACCTGACAACCCTTATCTGTTGGCACAGACATGTCATATTCTAACTTTTTACTGCCGCTGTTCTGGGGATAACTAAACATATTGGGTTAAGCTGCAAattcatgaaatatttataatgagTTGGAATACTGGCTATGTTTTCTTATTatgatgtaaataaaacactttattaTTACCTGTGGCCCCATCCCCATGTTGCCCATTTGGCTCTGAATAGCAGCACTGTATGGTGGGACCATTTGATTTCCCATTCCCACCATAGCATTAGCGTTTGGCATTCCTCCACCCATTACACCTGTAAATCATAGTAGTAAGTAATCAATATTTAAGATGATTCaactacataataatgttatatAGACAAGAAAGAGCATGTTACATTTACATTATGGCATTAACATAATGTCTTCCTCATAATGCAAATAGTACTAGGGTGGTCTTGGACATGTGTATAAGGCAACTGCATGAAAGAAACAGAACTTGTCTGGATAGATGattttttaagtaatttatgcACATTATAATATAGTCAGCCCTTTAGATGCAGACGCCCGTCCAGAACCTTCGTAAAATGGTGCCTACAAGACCCGGGGAGGCTTACACTATCTATCCATAGTAATATACTTCCAGGAGGAAGGAACAACTATGAGGGGGTGATATTTAAACTTTGATATACACAATATTTACCTGTTAGCTGGTTTGGCATAGCCTGCATTTGGTTTCCCATAGGGCCAGCGCCGAATCCGCTCCGCATAGCCCCTGGGTTACCTTGAAAGTTTCCAGGAAACTGGTGACCTTGCCCTGCCATAATTAGTGCTTTTGATCTTTATATCACATAAATTCTCCGACagtaataatgtaaattaaataaaaagccGTATTGTTTGGGTAATTTGGGGTTCGGCAACGCGACGGATAGGAtaaccacagaataataagtcACAATGACACTGACACTTCGATGCGTTTACTCTGTGGATATTTTCACAGGTTATACAAAGTCTGTGTTAACAACTTATCGGAATAATAATGTCCGtggaataataacaatactttgtaaaatatagagtcgaataaactttatttccCCTTGAATACGAAGAAATCTCCTGCATCTTATAGtacttagatagatagatagatagagtactctttatttttacaccaagaaatgattaacaattttacatagacacttaactagggtacaaaaggcggtcttatcgcttatagcgatctcttccagacaacctttggatggatggactagacatataaaaggggtacagtgtacttactcaaggaatatagtataatttaagttattattatctaactacacactaaatataagcaaaaaataaataaaaaaatacacacaagtACATACGCCTACtacatgtattataatacacaattatatacaatataatacattatataaatatatacaaacacatatatacatatacatacatacataatacatacacatacatatcatacatattatacctacatacatgattttataatacatatttaatgatCTAATAACAGCTAAACAGTTGATTTAAGGTAGTGTTCCTTCACCATTCTCTTAAAGGTTTCCAGAGTTGGTGCTTGTCTGATTTTTGAAGGAAGATCATTCCACAAAGTGATAGCGCGTACTGTGTAAGAAGCACTGAAGAATTTAGTGGTATTAGGAGGGATATTAAGGCGGAGATTGTGGGTAGAGCGCAGTGTCAGGTTGTGAGATTCACAACGAAGCTGAAAGCGTTCTTTTAAGTAAGCTGGGTATGTTGGGTTAAAGAGTATGGAATATAAAAGTGAAAGAATGTGGGCATTGCGACGATGACGAatagggagccacttgagtttcgCGCGAAAGTCGGAAACATGGTCATATTTGCGTAAGCCAAATATAAACCGTATAGAAAAATTTTGGAGTCGCTCAAGCTTATTTAACTGCTCCTCAGTTAAATCTGGATAGCAAGAATCGGCATAATCTAAAATAGGTAGAAGTAAAGACTGAGAAAGCTCAATTTTGGTGGAAGTGGGCAAGAAATTCCGCAATCTGCGAAGTGAACCTGCTGAAGCAAACATCTTTCTACTAACTACTTCCAGCTGCTTTTTCCATGTCATGGATCTGTCCAGATACACCCCCAAGTTTTTAACTTCTTTACTCCACTctatatgtataccatcaAAAATAACTGGTGGAAGGGTATCGAAGTCAATCATGGAAATAAATCTAGGGCTGCCAAGAATGATCACCTGGGTTTTAGTCGGATTGACTCTTAGGCCGAAGTCACTGCTCCACGTCAAAATATGTTCCAGATCAGTATTTGTTCTGTTGATTGCAACGGAGAGATCTGATAAAGGCGCATGGCTGTATATTTGTAGATCATCTGCATAAAGGTGGTAGGAAGAAGATAAGTGATTAGAAATACTGTTAATAAATATGGCAAAGAGAAGAGGGGACAACACGCCACCTTGCGGGACTCCGGCCGTTGTGCTGCACCATAGAGAGAATGACTCCTAAATACGGATTCGCTGCCGGCGCCCGTGCAAGTAACTATGAAACCAGTCAATTACCGTTGGAGATACATTAAGAGAGCGCAATATCCCCAATAGTAATGTCATAATCGACTGTATTGAAGGCATTGCTAAAATCGAGTAGTGACAGCACCGTCAGCTCACCATTCTCCATACCCTGACGAACGTCATCAGTGATTTTCACTTAGGCCGTTACAGTGCTATGTCCCGGGCGGAACCCAGATTGGTACGGATTCATTAAGTTGTTTCGCACTAGGAATGCATTCAGCTGGTGATGGACCAGACGTTCGAGTACCTTGGAAAGGAAGGGAAGGATGGAAATAGGACGGAAGTCAGCAAGAGATGGATTGGATTTCTTGGGCAAGGGAGTGACTTGAGCATCTTTCCAAGCGGATGGGAATGTTTTAGAGGAAATGGAATAGTTAAGGATGTGTGTGATTACTGGGAGGATTATGTCAAGAATAGGAAGAACCATGTTCCGACTGATACTGTCAGTACCGATCGCATTCGATGTGATATGTAGTATGCTCTTCTTAACGTCACAATCGGTAAAGTCACTGAAGTTAAATAAGGAAATGTCAGGAGTTGGTTGAGATGAAAGAAAATTCAGTGTGTTGTGTTTAGTAGCACTATTCATGGCCACAGAGGATGTGAAATGCTGGTTAAGACAGTTAATGTCTATGTCCTTGGGAATAGAATCAGAACGAGATTTACCAACTCCTAGCGACCTGAGGAAATTCCAGACTTTAGCTGGGTCACCGTTTTGAACCGATTCGTGAATATGGCGTCGTTGTGCATCCCTACACACCTTATTGCAGTGATTACGTATAGCAGTGTATTTCTGCCTATTTCTGTCAGATGAGCTACACTTAAACCTAGATTTGGCTGCAGCTTTTTGGCTAATGAGTTGCTTAATTTCATCAGTTAGCCAAGGAGCAGGgatatgtttaattttaactgcTCTCACAGGCGCATGGATATCATACAGCTGGATGATTAATGAGTTGAAGATATTAATCTTTGCATCCATCGTATCAGCACTATAGACAGTGTCCCAAGCTGAGTTTTTCGCATCACTGCAAAGATTCTCCAGCACCATTCCACCAAAATTGCGCTGAAGAAGAGTTTTAGGTTTGGCTTTGGGGGGGCGAATTTTATAGGATACGTAAATTAAATCGTGATAAGAGAATTGATCAGCCCCAAATTGACCGTGCTTAACTACATGTTGAGGAGATGACACTAATATTAAGTCTAAGAGGGTAGGGATACAATTGGGAGAATGATGCGTGGCACCGAGGGGAAGTACGGATAAGTTGCTGGCTTTTGTAGCTGACATAAGAGAAGAGGACCGACTGTCATTCCTGAGTAAACAGGTATTGAAGTCTCCCATAACTAAAACGTGCCGAAAATCAGGAGTTAAGTCTTCTAGGAGCTTTTCGAAAGAATGGAAGAAATTGTTATGCATGGACGGATTATAATATACTCCAAGCAACGTTTTAGTATGGGACAGAGTGACCTCAATTAAAAGATGCTCACCTGCATTGACAGGGGGGGGCTGGGTTGACATACTTACAATTGAGTAGGGAATATGCATTCAATTTCTTAGCATCTTCTTTGGGTAACATAGAGCAATAAAGAAATAGACAAGGTGGTTTTCCAGTGGCGAGGCGAGACGAGGCAAGATTTTAGCGCCTCGTCTCGTATTTTCAGTAATAACCACCGTCATGcttgaaaattattaagttCCCATTGATTATctgtaagtaatttaaagaTTTGTAGTTTAATTAACCACTTACGTCCCAGCGACCCACTGATTTCCCGGGATCAAATTGAACtctttataaatttacaaggtaggtactacctacttattgagTTTCCATTTCCGTTTCCGACTAATTTATGTAGGGATGTACATTGGAAGGGTATAGGattaaaacaaattgaatTCAGTTAcctaattttaatgttttctttaaaataaataataacttactaTAGCTACTTAGGTATTCGATTTCTCTCAGGCTTTATTGATAGGTAGTTAAACCTACCTTCAAAACCataaagtaagtaataaacagTTTCTTTTGTTTCTCAAGATTAGGTACCTTACTAGTCAACTGATGAAATATTGGTACCTACGTAATTTAGTAACCTACCTAATAAGTAGCTTTTTAGGTGCTAAGAGTATTTTTTGACATACCTTACTTTTGCTCTTAGAAAGTTAAGTTAGGTAAACAATCGAATAGCCGAACCACTGGCGATTCCACTCCATAAACTTAATCATATCACTATCATCCTAGACTAGCCTAAGCTTCTTCCGGTTCATCAGGAGTCTGCGGCGTCTCCGGATGGGCAGGGAAGCTGCTAGAGCTAGGCTCCTCGAATTGTTCCGAGATGTCGGAGGCGGCTTCTAGAAGCTTCCCGGCGCTTCGTCCCGCCGGCAGCGCGTGGAAGGCCTCAGCCAGGTCGGGGTTGATCTCCTCCAGTGGCGTGTCTCCGGTCCTGATGTAGACCGGCACGTAGCCAGGCACTGGCGGCAGGATCTGCCACTTGGGGCGCGCCTctgaaacaaaagaaagtTCAATTAATTAGAGCACACACAGTGACATATAGAGTGGCAATGCGACCTGAGAGGAGGTATCCTTGCCCCAGACTTTATTCAAagcaataaatacctactgcatttttttaacttgtcataaaaggtaaaaaatctGGTACCGtgggtaataaaataagttgtGTGAATGGGAATTAGataaagaatatttaaaattgaacATAAATATCATTGACAACATCCTTTCATGTGATTTTAGATATTTGCAAACGATTATAAAGGTAACATAACAAACTACTAAGAATAGATAATTGCTACATCCGGAAATAAATTACCTATGCATCTATAAATCACACGACTCGTGTTTAAATGCAATCTTGCTAAGCGTCAATTAAACAAATCAGTTTAATTTATCTTAACACCACAAATATTTCGAGGTCCCTATCTTAGCTTCAATAACCGCGTATTGTGTGTCTAAGGTCACAGAGTCTATTATACGTAGAAATAACATTGTAGAGATGACCGCATTGGACAATAGTCATGATTGCAGTTCAAGTCATGTCACTTCAGACTGCGAATACGACCATTGTGTAGTAGGTAGGCACTCCTAGTCCGTATCTAGGTGAAATTTACCGGACCTAGCGATAGTTTATTGGTTCTGCAGTTCTGCTACTACACATacaagaataatatttattagaaGTTTCCTAAAGAAATATACACATTCTTTCTTTAGTTGAagtaaaatgttaaataagCTCCAAAATATAGCTGATTTTTATTTGGAAATGTAACGAATTTTaggacaaaatattataattcctTAGCTGAAAATATATGTACGGTAACGGTCAGAAGTAGtcagtacttacatacctacaccaAGACATTCAGGACAGAggtgtataaatattttacagctTTACTTGCGAGCTCGTTACATCGGCTAGGGATAGGGCTAGCCGCATACTTGCCCACAAATTATTACTAGTGGGTACCGGTCGTTCAACTTAGACCTTTGCGATTGCGAAGTCTTGAACGATCTTTTATAAAACCACATGGcgctacttaggtacttagatatCGTTGACATAAAGACAGAAATCCTATAGCATACATGTCGATGAAAGCTAACTGCACATCTCAAATgttataaacaacttttacGATTGTAAAAGTGGTCTTCTTGAACATAACGGCAATGAAGCTTACTTCAACTCTTAACGAATGAACATAAAAAGCGCTAGAcgacaatattttatattgtttcaaCTTTCCTAAACGTGAAACTAGCTGCAGTACAGCTTATAAACAAATGAAGCCTGTTTCTAGACGCACTAACAAaatttattaggtaagtatatttattgacTGATACACAGTTTATCATTTGAGTAAATTTACCTACCTTCTAAAGCCTTGCTCAGTTCATCAACTTACTAACTAAAGTCTTCTTTGTTTGTCGGGCTAAACACccgaaaaatatttttctcaaGTTTTCTTAATACTTGACATACCCAAGAGAAACTGGGCATTAATCACATATACCGGTGAAAGCTCAGTTGTGTGCAGAACATCTAAAAGCTGCGTCTGGAAATTTATTGCTAACGGGTTCAGATTGACGTTGAGAACTTATCCTCGTTAAATCTGCACTGCTAATAAATTTTAACTGTTGTTATAAATTCTGAATAGTCCGAACTCTTACACTATTTATGCAGGTACCTGTACCACCTCAGTTTCAATGAAGTTGGGCATGATCAATGAACATTTTAAGAAATTCGCGAGAACTAAGATAAAGTTGCTTGATTCTACTTATTTAAGAGTGtccaattatttaatattttctacaATGTTCGTCATCGCGGCTGGCGTGGCGGGCCGTATAACGGACAACTGTTCATTAAAGTTTTTGCTTGTCAAAAGTTAACAGCACCATGATGTATAAAGCGCGCGGCCTCGAGAGGAGAGCAAGTGCGAGCGagcttttgtcacgtcttgcaCCCCGTACTAGGCATGCTGGTCCT encodes:
- the LOC105391254 gene encoding uncharacterized protein LOC105391254 — encoded protein: MLKVAVVLCVVMCVIVEARPKWQILPPVPGYVPVYIRTGDTPLEEINPDLAEAFHALPAGRSAGKLLEAASDISEQFEEPSSSSFPAHPETPQTPDEPEEA